From one Streptomyces mobaraensis genomic stretch:
- a CDS encoding helix-turn-helix domain-containing protein, protein MNAGPPLPAECARLAAALRELRERTGLSLAALGGRTAFSKSSWERYLNGKKLPPREAIEALCALADEPPGRPLALWELAEQRWTGRAASAPGATGGGAAGTPVSPPASAGASPDAPADADTGRRPGRRVPGWSLVVGAAALAAAVPLALALLSDEDATTGTAAGPGGPGSSSVPSYAQSFEPGCHGKDCEGADAQAMGCGAQGLPVTLASRRSAGGERIEIRYAEKCGAVWAKATGLRLGDRVELTLPGADAKEVRAASRRDTEIYLSTAMTATDDPRRARVCLHPAEGAAECFAAPGG, encoded by the coding sequence GTGAACGCCGGGCCCCCGCTGCCCGCGGAGTGCGCCCGGCTGGCCGCCGCACTGCGGGAGTTGCGGGAACGCACCGGTCTGAGCCTGGCCGCGCTCGGCGGGCGGACGGCGTTCAGCAAGTCGTCCTGGGAGCGGTACCTCAACGGCAAGAAGCTGCCGCCGCGCGAGGCCATCGAGGCGCTGTGCGCACTGGCGGACGAGCCGCCCGGCCGGCCGCTCGCCCTGTGGGAGCTGGCGGAACAGCGGTGGACCGGACGGGCCGCGTCCGCTCCCGGGGCCACCGGCGGGGGAGCGGCGGGCACGCCGGTGTCACCGCCCGCGTCCGCCGGCGCGTCCCCGGACGCTCCGGCGGACGCGGACACTGGGCGGCGGCCCGGCCGGCGCGTCCCCGGGTGGTCCCTCGTCGTCGGAGCGGCGGCGCTGGCGGCGGCCGTCCCGCTGGCCCTGGCGCTGCTGTCGGACGAGGATGCGACGACCGGGACGGCCGCCGGGCCCGGTGGACCGGGTTCGTCCTCCGTGCCGTCCTACGCCCAGTCCTTCGAGCCCGGCTGCCACGGCAAGGACTGCGAGGGGGCCGACGCGCAGGCGATGGGGTGCGGCGCTCAGGGGCTGCCCGTCACCCTGGCCTCCCGGCGGTCGGCGGGCGGGGAGCGGATCGAGATCCGGTACGCGGAGAAGTGCGGCGCCGTCTGGGCCAAGGCCACCGGCCTGCGGCTGGGCGACCGGGTGGAGCTGACGCTGCCCGGCGCCGACGCCAAGGAGGTCAGGGCCGCCAGCCGCCGCGACACGGAGATCTACCTGTCGACCGCCATGACGGCGACCGACGATCCGCGCCGGGCCCGGGTCTGCCTGCACCCGGCCGAGGGGGCGGCCGAGTGCTTCGCCGCGCCGGGCGGGTGA
- a CDS encoding helix-turn-helix domain-containing protein: protein MPRWKELPASLDQRVSQFVVQLRRLKDRSGLSLAALAAKTSYSRSSWERYLNGRQLPPREAVEELARVCGADPARLLVLHEIAEEAWPSAASATSAASVTSVTSVTSATSAGSGTSPAPPALPDAAGLQETKRRLWLYIAAVAVLVVALAAALLAARPWKDDDAHPKADAPSAMDSPSPFVFVQGRSRPCPVERRGGELWAGYSPTRTVLMDLKSSGWEVLEAQCLLKHHGFDPGLTDGSFGPRSKAAAERFQKARGLVVDGIVGPDTWKELRR, encoded by the coding sequence ATGCCGCGTTGGAAGGAACTGCCGGCGTCGCTCGACCAACGGGTGAGCCAGTTTGTCGTACAACTCCGCAGACTCAAGGACCGCAGCGGACTCAGCCTGGCCGCGCTGGCGGCCAAGACGTCGTACAGCCGGTCCTCCTGGGAGCGCTACCTCAACGGGCGGCAACTGCCGCCCCGCGAAGCCGTGGAGGAACTCGCCCGGGTGTGCGGAGCGGATCCGGCCCGCCTGCTGGTGCTGCATGAGATAGCGGAGGAGGCATGGCCCTCCGCCGCATCCGCCACGTCTGCCGCATCCGTTACGTCCGTCACGTCCGTTACGTCCGCCACCTCTGCCGGGTCCGGTACGTCTCCCGCGCCTCCTGCGTTGCCGGACGCCGCGGGGCTCCAGGAGACCAAGCGGCGCCTGTGGCTGTACATCGCGGCGGTGGCCGTGCTCGTCGTCGCGTTGGCGGCCGCGCTGCTGGCCGCCCGGCCCTGGAAGGACGACGACGCCCACCCGAAGGCCGACGCGCCGTCGGCCATGGACTCCCCGTCCCCCTTCGTCTTCGTGCAGGGACGTTCCCGCCCGTGTCCCGTGGAGCGCCGGGGAGGGGAGCTGTGGGCCGGGTACAGCCCGACCCGCACGGTGCTGATGGACCTCAAGAGCAGTGGCTGGGAGGTGCTGGAGGCCCAGTGCCTGCTCAAGCACCACGGCTTCGACCCCGGACTGACCGACGGGTCCTTCGGCCCTCGCAGCAAGGCGGCGGCGGAGCGGTTCCAGAAGGCCAGGGGCCTGGTCGTGGACGGGATCGTGGGCCCCGACACCTGGAAGGAGCTGCGCCGGTGA
- a CDS encoding DUF3017 domain-containing protein, translating into MPAETGKAAGSGRSRMSRRFPQFTRDTARPEGGGRAAPGGAPAPARQWPLLVVLGLTGLGLLIVALDGFRIGTMLIGIAMIGGAVLRWALPSVGMLAVRSRFTDMFTYGGLGLAILLLAMLAQPHAWLKIPFLDDILHFTV; encoded by the coding sequence ATGCCGGCTGAGACGGGCAAGGCGGCGGGCTCCGGGCGGTCCCGGATGTCGCGCCGCTTCCCCCAGTTCACCCGCGACACCGCGCGGCCGGAGGGCGGCGGGCGCGCCGCCCCCGGGGGCGCGCCCGCCCCGGCGCGGCAGTGGCCGCTGCTGGTGGTGCTGGGGCTGACGGGTCTGGGCTTGCTGATCGTGGCCCTGGACGGCTTCCGGATCGGGACGATGCTGATCGGCATCGCCATGATCGGTGGCGCGGTGCTGCGCTGGGCGCTGCCCTCGGTCGGCATGCTGGCCGTACGGTCGCGGTTCACGGACATGTTCACGTACGGCGGGCTGGGGCTGGCGATCCTGCTCCTGGCGATGCTCGCGCAGCCGCACGCGTGGCTGAAGATCCCTTTCCTGGACGACATTCTGCACTTCACGGTCTGA
- a CDS encoding bifunctional methylenetetrahydrofolate dehydrogenase/methenyltetrahydrofolate cyclohydrolase has product MTAQILDGKATAAAIKSELSTRVEALKAKGVTPGLGTLLVGDDPGSKWYVAGKHRDCAQVGIGSIQRELPATATQEEIEAVVRELNENPDCTGYIVQLPLPKGIDTNRVLELMDPAKDADGLHPMSLGRLVLNETAPLPCTPNGIIELLRRHGVEINGAHVVVVGRGITVGRSIGLLLTRRSENATVTLCHTGTRDLSSHLRQADIIVAAAGVGHLIKPEDVKPGAAVLDVGVSRDGEGKIMGDVDPGVAEVAGWISPNPGGVGPMTRAMLLVNVVEAAELAAGASGDEAGGSVDAG; this is encoded by the coding sequence ATGACCGCTCAGATTCTCGATGGCAAGGCCACCGCGGCCGCGATCAAGTCCGAACTCTCCACGCGGGTGGAAGCCCTCAAGGCCAAGGGCGTCACCCCCGGCCTGGGGACGCTCCTGGTCGGCGACGACCCGGGCAGCAAGTGGTACGTGGCGGGCAAGCACCGCGACTGCGCCCAGGTCGGCATCGGGTCCATCCAGCGCGAGCTGCCGGCGACCGCGACGCAGGAGGAGATCGAGGCGGTCGTCCGGGAGCTCAACGAGAACCCCGACTGCACCGGCTACATCGTCCAACTCCCGCTCCCCAAGGGCATCGACACCAACCGGGTGCTGGAGCTGATGGACCCGGCCAAGGACGCCGACGGCCTGCACCCGATGAGCCTGGGCCGCCTGGTGCTCAACGAGACCGCGCCGCTGCCCTGCACCCCGAACGGCATCATCGAGCTGCTGCGCCGCCACGGCGTGGAGATCAACGGCGCGCACGTGGTCGTCGTCGGGCGCGGCATCACCGTGGGCCGGTCGATCGGCCTGCTGCTCACCCGCCGCTCCGAGAACGCGACGGTCACCCTCTGCCACACCGGCACCCGTGACCTCTCCTCCCACCTGCGGCAGGCGGACATCATCGTCGCGGCGGCCGGCGTCGGGCACCTGATCAAGCCGGAGGATGTCAAGCCGGGCGCCGCCGTGCTGGACGTCGGCGTCAGCCGGGACGGCGAGGGCAAGATCATGGGCGATGTGGACCCGGGGGTCGCGGAGGTCGCCGGCTGGATCTCCCCGAACCCGGGCGGCGTCGGGCCGATGACCCGCGCCATGCTGCTCGTCAACGTCGTCGAGGCGGCGGAGCTCGCCGCGGGTGCCTCCGGCGACGAGGCCGGGGGAAGCGTCGATGCCGGCTGA
- the purH gene encoding bifunctional phosphoribosylaminoimidazolecarboxamide formyltransferase/IMP cyclohydrolase, with protein MTAEGTKRPIRRALISVYDKTGLEELARGLHEAGVELVSTGSTAGRIAAAGVPVTPVEELTGFPECLDGRVKTLHPRVHAGILADQRLDAHRAQLDELGVRPFELVVVNLYPFRETVASGASPDECVEQIDIGGPSMVRAAAKNHPSVAVVVSPGHYADVLKAVAEGGFDLAARKRLAAEAFQHTAAYDVAVANWFAADYAADEGPWPDFIGVTYARQQALRYGENPHQPAALYTDGTGKGLAHAEQLHGKEMSYNNFVDTEAARRAAYDHDEPCVAIIKHANPCGIAVGTDVAEAHRKAHACDSLSAFGGVIAVNRPVSVAMAEQVAEIFTEVIVAPAYEDGAVEALARKKNIRVLRCADAPEAGGESRSIEGGVLLQAKDRLQAEGDAPDRWTLASGEALSADELADLAFAWKACRAVKSNAILLAKDGATVGVGMGQVNRVDSAKLAVQRAGEERARGSYAASDAFFPFPDGFQVLADAGVKAVVQPGGSVRDAEVVEAAKAAGVTMYFTGTRHFFH; from the coding sequence GTGACCGCCGAAGGTACGAAGCGGCCCATCCGCCGGGCGCTGATCAGCGTCTACGACAAGACGGGTCTCGAGGAGCTCGCCCGAGGGCTGCACGAGGCCGGCGTCGAGCTCGTCTCGACCGGTTCGACGGCCGGCCGGATCGCCGCCGCCGGGGTGCCGGTCACCCCGGTGGAGGAGCTGACGGGCTTCCCCGAGTGCCTGGACGGCCGGGTCAAGACGCTGCACCCGCGCGTCCACGCCGGCATCCTGGCCGACCAGCGCCTCGACGCCCACCGCGCGCAGCTCGACGAACTGGGCGTGCGCCCCTTCGAGCTGGTGGTCGTCAACCTCTACCCGTTCCGTGAGACCGTCGCCTCCGGCGCGTCCCCGGACGAGTGCGTGGAGCAGATCGACATCGGCGGCCCGTCCATGGTGCGCGCCGCCGCCAAGAACCACCCCTCCGTGGCCGTCGTCGTCAGCCCCGGCCACTACGCCGACGTCCTGAAGGCCGTCGCCGAGGGCGGGTTCGACCTGGCGGCGCGCAAGCGGCTCGCCGCCGAGGCGTTCCAGCACACGGCCGCCTACGACGTGGCGGTGGCCAACTGGTTCGCCGCCGACTACGCCGCGGACGAGGGCCCCTGGCCGGACTTCATCGGCGTCACCTACGCCCGTCAGCAGGCCCTGCGCTACGGCGAGAACCCGCACCAGCCCGCCGCCCTTTACACCGACGGCACGGGCAAGGGCCTCGCCCACGCCGAGCAGTTGCACGGCAAGGAGATGTCGTACAACAACTTCGTCGACACCGAGGCCGCCCGCCGCGCCGCGTACGACCACGACGAGCCCTGCGTCGCGATCATCAAGCACGCCAACCCCTGCGGCATCGCGGTCGGTACGGACGTCGCCGAGGCGCACCGCAAGGCGCACGCCTGCGACTCGCTGTCGGCCTTCGGCGGCGTGATCGCCGTCAACCGCCCGGTGTCGGTGGCGATGGCGGAGCAGGTCGCCGAGATCTTCACCGAGGTCATCGTCGCCCCGGCCTATGAGGACGGTGCGGTCGAGGCCCTGGCGCGCAAGAAGAACATCCGCGTGCTGCGCTGCGCCGACGCCCCCGAGGCCGGCGGCGAGTCGCGGTCGATCGAGGGCGGCGTGCTCCTCCAGGCCAAGGACCGGCTCCAGGCCGAGGGCGACGCCCCGGACCGGTGGACGCTCGCCTCGGGCGAGGCGCTGTCCGCCGACGAGCTGGCGGACCTGGCGTTCGCGTGGAAGGCGTGCCGCGCCGTGAAGTCCAACGCGATCCTGCTCGCCAAGGACGGCGCCACCGTCGGCGTCGGCATGGGCCAGGTCAACCGCGTGGACTCCGCGAAGCTGGCCGTCCAGCGGGCGGGTGAGGAGCGGGCCCGCGGGTCGTACGCGGCCTCGGACGCCTTCTTCCCCTTCCCCGACGGTTTCCAGGTGCTGGCGGACGCGGGCGTCAAGGCCGTGGTCCAGCCCGGCGGTTCGGTCCGCGACGCGGAGGTGGTGGAGGCGGCGAAGGCGGCCGGGGTGACGATGTACTTCACGGGTACGCGGCACTTCTTCCACTGA
- the purN gene encoding phosphoribosylglycinamide formyltransferase, producing the protein MASPAPQAHPAPSDRPDEPARPARLVVLVSGSGTNLQALLDAIAADPEGYGARIVAVGADRDGVAGLERAERAGIPVFVERVKDHASRADWDRALAEATAAHAPDLVVSAGFMKILGKEFLARFGGRTVNTHPALLPSFPGAHGVRDALAYGVKVTGCTVHFVDDGVDTGPIIAQGVVEVREEDDEAALHERIKEVERQLLVEVVGRLARHGYRIEGRKVRIS; encoded by the coding sequence GTGGCGTCCCCGGCCCCCCAGGCTCACCCCGCCCCCTCCGACCGTCCCGACGAACCGGCCCGGCCGGCCCGTCTCGTCGTCCTCGTTTCCGGTTCCGGTACGAACCTCCAGGCGCTGCTGGACGCGATCGCCGCCGACCCCGAGGGCTACGGCGCCCGGATCGTGGCCGTCGGCGCCGACCGGGACGGCGTCGCGGGTCTCGAACGCGCCGAGCGCGCCGGGATCCCGGTCTTCGTCGAGCGGGTGAAGGACCACGCCTCCCGCGCCGACTGGGACCGCGCCCTGGCCGAGGCGACCGCCGCGCACGCCCCGGACCTGGTGGTCTCGGCGGGTTTCATGAAGATCCTGGGGAAGGAGTTCCTCGCGCGCTTCGGCGGGCGGACGGTCAACACGCACCCCGCCCTGCTGCCCAGCTTTCCCGGCGCCCACGGCGTGCGCGACGCGCTCGCGTACGGGGTGAAGGTCACCGGGTGCACCGTCCACTTCGTCGACGACGGCGTCGACACCGGACCGATCATCGCCCAGGGCGTGGTCGAGGTCCGGGAGGAGGACGACGAAGCCGCTCTGCACGAGCGGATCAAGGAAGTCGAGCGACAGCTGCTCGTCGAGGTCGTGGGGCGTCTGGCCCGGCACGGCTACCGCATTGAGGGACGAAAGGTACGGATCTCGTGA